The Polyangium mundeleinium genome contains the following window.
GTGAAGAGGGCGGCGGAGCTGCTCGACGAGGTCCTGCTCATGGATTCGTCGCAGCCCGAGGCGATCCAGATGCTGCGCGCGCTCGGCTACCAGGTCGAGGCTCCGCAGCCGCAGCAGGTCTACCCGCAGCAGCAAGCGTATCCGTACGCGCAGCAGCAGGGGCAGCTCAGCGCGCTCGACGATCCGTTCTCGGGCGTCCCGGCGCAACAGCATCACGCCTACGCGCAGCAACCGCAGTACCCGGCGCAGCCGTACGCGCCGCCGCAGCAGCCCGCGCCGACGCGGAGCCAGACGGGGCACACGCTCGACGAGGACGTCCTCGAGCAGATCGATTTCTACGCCAACCAAGGCATGCTCGATGACGCGCGCACCATGCTCGACGAGCAGCTCGCGCTCCTGCCGAACCACCCGCTCCTGCTCTACAAGCGCGCCGAGCTCGAGCAGATGGGCCGCCCGTCGTACGTCCCGGATCTGCCGGGCGGCGGCAGCGGGATCATCACGAAGAAGAGCGAGTACCCGGCCGACAACGACTTCAAAGAGATCCAGGACATGATCAATGACCTGGAGTTCGCGCCCGAAGCCGCGGCGGCGCCGCCCGAGTTCCCCGGCGTCAACGTCGAGAAGATTTTCGACGAGTTCAAGCAGGGCGTTCAGGCGCAGATCTCGGACGCGGATTCGGCCACGCATTACGATCTCGGCGTCGCCTATCGCGAGATGGGCATGTACATGGACGCGATCCACGAATTCGAGGTCGCGGCGCGAGACCCGTCCCGCGAATGCGTGTGCCGGTCGGTCATCGGGATGATCCACCTGCAGCTCGGCAACGTCGACGCGGCGATCGACGCGTTCCTGCGTGGGCTCGAGGCGCGGCAGAAGACGCGGGAGCAGGAGCTCGCGCTCGCATACGAGCTCGCGGACGCGTACGAGGCCCGGAAAAACCCGGAGCAGGCGCTCTATTACTTCAAGCGCGCCGGGCAGATCGACCCGAATCACCGAGATCCGCGCGGCGGCGTGCAGGATCGTATTCGCCGGCTGGAGCCGAATCCGGTCCCGGCCAAGCAGGCGAAGGCGGCCGGCGCGGAGCTCCTCGGCGACGATTTCGATCTCGCGTTCGACGACCTCGTGAGCAAGGGTAAGCTCTAGTAATTCCAACCCAGCCTCATCGTCCGCGGTGTATCGTCGTCATCCCATGACGCAACACCGCCTTCCTTTTGCTGCGCTGATCGTCCTGGCCGCGGCGGGCTGCGGACAATCGAGCCCGAAGCCTGCGCGCGAGCCGGGAAAGGCCGGGGAGCCCACCGTCGCCCCTGCGGCGGCCCCGCGCCTGCGTGCGCTCGTGGCCGGGGAAAAGCATTTCTGCGCGCTGCGCGGCGACGGCCGGGTCCTCTGCTGGGGCCATAACGAGGATTTTCAGGCGGGCAACGTCGACGATCAGGCGATTGCCACGCCGCGGCTGGTCGAGGGGATCACGGGCGCGACCCGGATTGCCGCGGGCGGCCGAGCGACGTGCGCCATCGTCGGCGATGGGTCTCTCACCTGCTGGGGCGAAGGGCGCTGGAAGACGCCGCGTGTGGTGCCACTGCCTGGCAAAGCGCGCGATGTGGCGCTCGGAGGCGACACGATCGTCGTCGAGGTCGAGGCGGGCCCGGGAAACAGCACGCTGTTTGGCGGCACGCTGCGCCGAATCGACCAGCTCGTCCCGTTTCGCGATGGCCATCGGCCCCGCGCCATCAAAAGCATTTTCGTTTGTGGACAAACCCTCCCGGCCCCGGGGACGCCAGTTTGTCGGAGCAGCATCGAGACGATCCCCGCGCCCGCAGGCGCGACCGCGATCGACGACGACGGCTGCTTCCTCGGCCCGAAAGGGCGCGCGTGCCCCGTCGAGGAAAAGATCGGCCTCGACGATTTCAGCGATGCGCCCCCGGCGTGGCGACGGCATTTCGAGGCCCGGCCGCCGCTCTTCGCCGTGGCGCACTATTTGGGCAGTGAGGTAGGCTGTGGAGGTTTTCCCGACGGCCGGATCGAATGTCATGGAATCGGCGATCGAGGGCAGCTCGGCGATGGTCGCTTCGGCGAGCCCAGCAAGCCCGCGCCCGTCGCCGGCCTCGCCGACGTGGCGCAGGTCCGGCTGAGCGCCGACGTGGACAAGGACCATCCCATTGCCTGCGCGCGGACCCGCGGCGGCGCGGTCTCTTGCTGGGTCGTCGGAGAAACGGCGCCCATTGCGTTGCCGATCCAGGATGCCCTCGACATCACCGTAAACCTCGTGCGCGTGGTTGCGCTCCGGCGCGACGGGAGCGTCGTCGAGATCCCGCTCGACCTCCACGAGGGAAACAGGCTCGTCGCGGGCGCGCCGACGCCTCTCCAGGGCCCGCTGGCGAAACGTCGTTATGCGTCTCTCGTCGATTCCGCGGTCCCAGGCGCGATCACGCCGGAGGGCCAGCTCATCCAGACCCGCTGCCCGATTCGAGGCGATGCGTGCGTGTCCGCGTACGACGTGAAGTCGATCCGAGCGCGCGCGGCCGGATGGGACATGAACCGCTATTACGCGTGCCTCCTCGACGATAAGGGCGCCGTGCAATGCCGGGTGAATGACACCGACGTGGGGATCCTCGGCGACGGCCGGGTGGCGGCAAAGGGCGCGTTCGACGCGAAGACGAAGCGGTTCGTGATGGCCGAGGGCACGGCGGCGCTCCCGGATCCCGCAGTCCAGGTCGCCGCGGCGGTGGCGCACGTCTGCGCGCGCTTGCAGACGGGTGAATTGCGCTGCTGGGGGGAGGATCTGTATGGCGCCCTCGGCAATGGCGGCCCGCGCCTGCCCCAGGGCGCGGCCGAAAACGAGCCCGCGCGCGTGAGCGCGACGCCCGTGGCGCCGGTCGGCCTCGGGAAGGTCCTCGACGTCGTCGCGAGCAGGAGCGCGACCTGCGCGGTGGACGAAGGAAATTCCGTGTGGTGCTGGGGGCAAACGAGCGTGATCCCCGCGTCTTCGACCGGTCAGACGCCCGTGCGCCTCGACCTGCCGAAGGCCACGAGCGTGGCCATGTCCCACGCGGCGGTTTGTATCATCACGCAGAATGGCGAGGTCGTCTGCCAGCGCGGGCGTGCGCCGAGCGGCCCGAAAGAGCGGAAATCGTCGTTTCGCCTTCCGGAATGAGCTGCGCGATCGGGGAGAGGGGGCTTTCGGGTTGTCCCGAAAACCCCCCCACCGTCCTCAGACCGGGTTCTCGTTCACGATGCCCTTGATGCTCGGACCGGTGTAGAAGTCCTGCACCCGGCGCATGTCGCCCTTGGCCACTGCGAAGGCCACGGCTGCGCCCGCCGCCGCGCTCGTCGCATTGCTCTGCTGGCCCGGCACGTTCTCGCCCGTCGTGGGGTCGAAGCCGTCCGTGCTGCCGTCGGCCCGCACGCCGCCGAACCAGCCCGTTTTCGTGAAGCCATTGCCCATGACGTAGAGCCAGTTCGAATTGTTCGGCGTCCCGTCGGGCCAGCCCCCGCGGTCGCGCGGGTTCTTCGGCGTGTCGCCGTGCACCGTCATGACGATGTTGTCGGCGAGGTTGCGCGCCGTGCAGACCGGGTCGGGGATGGCGGCGAGGTCGTTCATGAACTCGTCGAACATCCTGCCGAGCTGAGCGACCGTGTTGCGCAGGTTGTTCATGTCATTGAACGCCCCGTGCGGGTCGTCGCGCATGGCCGGCATCATCACGCTTTGCGTCAGGCCGAGCTTGAACGCGCGCGCCGTCGTGATGAAGGCGCGGCCAATCTCGGCGAGGCGGTTCGGCGTGCCCTGCCCGATGTTGTAGCGGGTGAGGTCGTCGGCCGACGGCGCGAGCTGCGCGGAGAGGTTTTTCCCGAGGAAGTTCGCGCTCGTCTTGCCCACGCGGAGCTGCCGCGACCACGTCGGGCGGCCGGCGGCCGCATTGAGGCCGACGAACGCCTTGTAATAGGCCTCGAAGAGCGCCGCGTCCTCCTCGACGGCGAGCGTCACGCGCGACGCCGCGCTGTCGAAGAGATCGACCATGCCGCCCGCGTTGTTCACCGTAGCGACCTGCGGCGCGCCCGGGGCGGCGCCGAAGTTCAGCGGGTTGATCGCGATGACCGGCAGGAGCGACGGGGTTTGTCGCTGAATGGAGGCGGCCGTGGCGAGCATGCTGACGCCATTGCCGAGCGTCGCGGCGGAGCCGGGCGTCGGCGTGTGCGTCTGGTTCGTCCCGGCCATGAACGCCGAGATGCGCTTGCGCTTGTCGAGGTTCCTCCAGGGGGATTCGGGCGCGTAGACAAACGGTTTGTCCGTGTCCTTCGCGTCTTCCGTCTGGCCGAACGCGTGGAACGCGAAGTTGTCGTTGTTCGCCTTGGCGATCTGCGTGTGGGGCCAGAGGAGCTGGAACCACGCGAATCCGCCGTCGCCGGCCACGAGGTGCACCGAGCGGTTCGTCGCGGCGCACGCGTCGTCGGCCATGGCCGTGCCGGCCGAGTCCGCGATGACGTCGAGCACCTTCGCGCGATCGAGCGCGAGGACGGCGCCCATTGCGGTGGTCCAGCGCAGGAAGTTGCGCCTGGCATTGCCTTGGAGGCTCTTGAGCTTGTCGTCGACCATGGTCTCCTCCGTCACTCGCACGAATGGGCTGCGGCCATCATCGTACCGACCGCAATTCGCTTGCCTTTTTCCACATCGGAGGCGCTCGTCACGACCTTGTTGCAGATCGCGACGTGCGAGTCGGTCGCGGGGCGACCCGTGATGCAGGCGATGGCGTCCCGGTTGCACTGGTTGTTCGCGTCGAACATCTCGGTCCCGACGCCGCCGACCTTGCATTGGTCGACGTTCGGCAGGTTCGCGATGATCTCGGGCGCCGCTTGCACGAAGATGTCGAAGAGCTTTGCCGCGCCAGCCGCGCTCCACACGACCGCCTCGCCGACGCGGGCGTCGTAGCTCGCCGCGCCGAGCGCGCCGCCGCCGCCCTTGAAGAGCTGGCCCGCGGTGGGCACCTGCGCCGTCGCGTCGATGTTCACGCCGAGCGAGACGAGCAGGTTCTGGAGCGCCGCGTTTTGCACCTTCTGGCACGAATGAAGGCGCGTGCGCACCTCCGGCGGGCCCTCTTCCTGGCGCTGCGCGAGGACCTCGAACGGATCCTTGAACACGCCCTCGCCGAGGTCGCCCATGTGGCTGTGCGTGTTGTCCTCGTCGCCCGCGAAGACGCCGGGCTGGTTTTCGAAGTCCGTCGTCGGATCGTCGATGACGGGGGACGGCCGCGAGAGGTTTCCGGACGGAGGCTCCTGCACGCAGGCCGTCGCGAAGAGGCCTGCGGCGAGAGCAATCGGCGCGCCGCGGAGGAACATCGAGATGATGCGATTCATGGTCTCTCTCCTTTCTTTCCGCATGCGCCTAGAACTTGGTGAAGTCCTCGCTGAGCAGGATCGTGCGCAGCGTCTTCTTCAGGTTCATGCCATTCGCGAGGAACTCATCGACATAGGGTTTGAGGACCTGGGGCGGTACCGTCGCGAGGTCCGAGACGATGTCTTCCTTCGACATCGCGAAGTTGTACATGCGCGCGACGGCGCAATCGTGGACGTCCGTGTCCGCGGCCATGGCCTGGCCGAGCGCGGGCAGGTCCGCGACGGGCTCGCCGAAGCGCCAGGACGTGGTCTCACCATTGCGGAGCCAATGGGAGATGACCGTCTTCTGCGGATCGGGCACGGTCGGCGTCTCGACCTGGCTGTCGTTCATCCATTGCCCGTTCATGTTGAAGTTCGCGAAGAGCGGTGCGATGTGGTTCATCGTCACGTGGCAATTCGCGCAGACGACCGACGACGTGTCCTGGAAATTGATCGGGGCCGTCCCCACCGATTCGAAGGCCCAGGGGCCGGTGTAATCGGCGCCGTTGATCTGCCTCGGCTCCGCCGCGTATTCGGCCGGGAACTTCGTGCAGACGAAGACCTCCTGCACCCAGCGCACGCGCCGGAACGCCATGTTGCCGTAGAACTGCATCATGACGCCGGGATTCGTGAGCACGCCGGCGTGCGCGGGGACGTTATTGTTGCAATCGCCGTCGTTGAACGTGTTCGTCGCGCCGTCGTACGTCGGGCAGGTGTTCGTGTTGGCCGTGAAGAGGTCGGTGTACGGCTTCTCCTCGATCATCACGCGCGTCGCGAACACCGGCGCGGTGTCGCGGCTCGGCTTGTTGTCCTGCGCGCCGCCGCCCTGGCGCATCGTATCGCGCCACCATTTGATCATGCGCGACGTGAAACGCTGATCGGCGAGCAGCGCGTCGATCTCGGCCTCGTACGCGGCGCGCTGGTCCGTCGCGGTCTCGACGTTCTTGATCTGCTGGAGCGTCGGGAGGTTTCGCACGAGCTTGAGCGACGCCGTGCGCAGGGCCTCCGTGTAGCTCGTGACCCGATCGTCGAGCACGGTCTTGTCCGGGATCGGGGGCGCCTCGGGGTCGCCGCTCGTCGTCGGGTTGCCGCTGGTGGTGTTGTCGGGTTCGCCGGTTGAATTGCCTCCCGACGGCGGCTCGAGGCTACTAGGCCCCGAGCTCGAGCACGCGCCCGCCGCGAGCGCGGCGAGCAAGGTGAGCATTCTGGTCCGCTTCATGGGCCCCTACCTTTCGTCCTCTTCATTTCTCCGCCGCGATCCAGATGGATACGCTGTCGCGGAAGTTGTTGAACGCGCCGCTCTGTCCGGCGAACTTGAACGGATGCGCGGCATTCCCGCCGGGATTCGTGGTGATGAAGAGCTGGCTCGCGGGGGGATCGTTCGGATTGACGCGATTTTTGATCTGCCCGCACGCCTTCGTCGAGTCGCTCTGGAGCGACGTCATGTCGACCGCCGCGACGGCCTGACCATTGGCACCCCCGTGGCAACTAAGACAAGTCTGAAGCTGCTGCCGCGCATTGGCCTCGAACGAGGGGACGTTCTTGCAGCCGCCCGTGGGTCCGCCGTCCCCCGCGTCCGGCGACGCCGGCTCGTATTTCTCGATGAGCTCGAACGCGAGCGAGAGCTTCGCGTCCTTCGACCAGTTCACGAGGATGAGCGTGCCGGGCCCGAGCGGGCCAGATTCGCCGACCTGGTAAATCGTGTCCACGTTCGAGAAGCTGTCGACCGGATCCGGATTCGGAGTCTTGCCGAGCGGGTGCACGACCCAGAGCGGGTGGACGACCTTCAAGCCCGTCTTCGAGGTCGGGTGCAGCTCGATGTTGGAGAGCTCGAGCGTCGTCTCGGCGAGCACGTCTGCCTGGAACGTGACGGCCATGCCCTCGAATTCGGCCCCGAGCGCGCCGAGGTAAATCGCATTGAAGCCCATGATGGGCACGAACGGATCGATGTGCGGGCCGGCCTGCGGCGGCGGCTCCGAGAAGTTCTTCGCCTCCTGCGCGAGCCACGCCTTGACCTTCGGCAAGAGCGTCTCCTTCAGCGCCGGCGAATCGAGGTTCGTCCCGCTATGCCCCTTGCCCGTCATTGCATACGTGAGCAAGAGGCTGTGCGTGGGGTCCGTCGAGACAATCCCGGGCCAGCTCGCGAACGATTGATAACGATCCGGCCCCGCGAGGAAGGGCGTGTCGGCGAGTCCCGCGACGTCGTGGCAAAGGCCACACGCGCTCATCAGGTCGGCCTGCATGGACTCGAAAAGGTCCCGCCCGCTGACGACGGGGAGCCCGCCGCTGTCGCTGGGGCCACCGTCCTCCGCGCCGCCGCCCGTCGGTCCGGGCGCGAGGCCCGAGGGAGCCTCGACGCAGCCTGCGGCCGCGGAAGCCGCGACCGCGAGCGCCCCAAGGCCGATGGCAATCGCTCGAAAGTATTGCTGTTTTGGTTTCATCGTCGCAAGGATGCCCATGGGTCGAGAATGGCCGAGTCGCCGAGCGGCGAGAAGCCCCAAACGCTCTTGCACGCCCTGCGCCATCCGCTCTGCCTGTGTGTTTGCACCCGAGCCGTACGAACGAGGCCCGGAAGACGCCCTCGCTGCGAGGGGGTGGATGACAGATGCCCCAGGGTGGATCTGCGTTGAACCAGGTCGAGGGGACCAACCGGCGGCGATCTTTGGATCGCACAAAACTGGTCCCGATCGGCCTGGCGGATGTACCCGATGCGCATGAATCGGATCCTGCTCCCCGCCCTCGTATCGCTCCTCGCCATGGGCTGCGGCAAAGCCGCGGTCCGCACGCAAGCGCTCGCCCCGGAAAAGCCCGCGCCGGTCGTCACCGCGCAAAAAGAAACGGTCGCGAAGGCCGAGCCTGAGGCCGTCGAGGAGCAGGCGCCCGTGAAGGGTCGTCGCGAGGTCGGCGATTACGTGGTCTATCGATTCTCGGGCAGCTTCCAGAAGGCGCCCGTGACGCTCACCGAGCGCGTCGTGGGCCGCGACAAGAATTCGCTCGTGATCGACTTCATCCTGGAAGAAGGCAAGGCGACGAGCGAGCTCCGCGTGCGCCTGAGCGACGCGCCCGACACGCGCGGCGAGGTGCTCTCGGTGCAGCGCATCGAAAAAGGCAAGCTCGTCCCGGCCGGCGCCGACGAATACGAGGCGCTGATGGGCAAGACGATGGTCGTCGCCGACGAGAACGAGGAAGCCCTCGGCTCGGAGCACGTGGTCGCCGTGATGGGCAACGATCTGCTGCCCGCGAAGCGCACGAGCTTCCGCGTGAAGATCGGCGAAAAGAAGGCCACGCTCACCACGGTCGTCAGCGACAAATTCCCCTGGGGCGACCTCTCCGGCGAGATCGCGGCCGAGGACGGCTCGGTCATTTATCGCGCCGAGGTCTTGAACGTCGGCCACGTGGTCGAGACGAAGAAGGGCTCGGAGCCCCAGGTCGCCCGCAGCGATTACGAAGATTTCGAATGATTCGAGGGGCCGCGCCCGGCGTTACGGGCGGCCCTTTCGCGCGAGGATCTCGTCGGCGCGATTCGCCGCCTCCTTGACGAGGTGGCCCATCTTGGAATGCTCCGGCTCGACGTCGGGGCAAAGTCCCTCCTGCCGGAGCGCCTCCGAGCAGACAGGGCCGATCGATCCAAGAAGGCCGCGCCCGAGCGCTTCCCGAACAGGGACGTCGATCCCCTCCTCGGCCGCGACGAGCAGCGCATGCTCGACCTGCGCGCGGCTCGTGAAGAGGGCGATCGGGATTTCGCCGGTCGCGAGCCTCCGAAGTGCGCTGCGGAGCGGCGCCGTGTCCTCGGGCAAGGCGTAACGATAGACGGAGACGGGCAGGACCTCGGCGCCACGCGCGGCGAGGCCCTCGTGGAGCGCGGCGTTCGGAACGCCGTACTCCTGGACCGCGACGCGCTTCCCCACGAGCGGGCCTCGTGTGTCGAGCGCGGAAAGGACCTCCCGATGGCTGTTCGGCGCGGCGACCGTGACGAAACCGGGGACGCCGAGCTCACGAAGCGCGACGGCAGGCTTCGGTCCACGCGCGACGACGGTCGCACGGGCAAGCGCCGCGGCGAACGCGGAGCGATCGAGCACGGGTGCAACGGCCTCGGCGAGGCCGCGCGTGCCGACGCCGGTCATCAGGACGACGACGTCGATCGTGCCCGCGGCGAGGGCCTCGGCGAACACGACGGCGCCCTCGGGCTTGTCGAGACCGACCTCCCGGAGCGCAGGCGCGCGGACGGGCTCACCGCCGTGACGCTCGACGAGCGAGGCCATCTCGGGCGCGCGTCGGCTCTCGAAGGAGACGACCCGACGGCCGCCGAAGGAGGCAGGACCGGGAGACACGTGGGCCATCGTGCGCCCACAGGTCCCGCGCCGCCAGCGCTTCGTCGAACGCCGAGTCTGCGCTAGACTGGGATCGAGCAAGGAAGGTGCGCATGGACGAGAGCGCAGACGGGCTGCACGGAGCCGGCGGCGACGAGGAAGGTGCCGGGGAAGCGCTCGACACGAGGAAGGCAGAGGGGCCCGATCCGGTGATCGGCGCCGGCCTCGCGCTGTTCGGCATCTTCGTGATGGGTCTCGGGGGAGCGCGCGACCTGCACTACGTGTTCAACGCAGGGATGTTCCTCGCGGTCGGCGGGGCCGTGACGTTCGTCCTGTTCGTCGCCCTTACGGCGATGAAGCAACGAGCCGCGCGCAGCGCGAAGAGCTAGCGGAACGACGCCTTCCTCCTCAACCTCTCTCCCTCCCGGGAGAGGGGAGACGAGCGCGAAGCGTTAGTCGACCTCTTCCTCGACGGCGGCGAGCTCACTCTCGGGCACGCCGAGGTCTGCGGCGACGTGGTGCAGCTCCGCGCGCTCGGCAGGCGAGAGCCTTCCATCCGCCACCGCGACCTTGGCGAGCAACCGGATCACCTCGACGCGCTCGCGGCCGTCGCAGAGGGTCTTGAGTTCGCGCACGCAGAGCGCGAGCTCCTCTTCGCGGAGCTCCGGCAGCTTGCCCTTGAGGGCGCGCGTGACGGCCTCGATCGCCTCGGGGGACAAGCCCTCGATGTGCGCGAGCAGGCCGCGGAGCGTTTGTTCTTCCCCCTCGGTGAGGCGGCCGTCCACGCCCGCGACCTTGCCGAGCAGGACGACCACCGCAGCGATGTAACGAAGGACGACGCTCTCGTCGTCAGGCAGGGCGCGGCGCAGCTCTGCGAGGAGCGCATCCACGTTCGGATACGTGTCCCCTCGCTTGAGGCCGAGCCAGGCTAGAAGTCCCACGACAGACCAACGTACTCGGGGTGATTCTCGGGG
Protein-coding sequences here:
- a CDS encoding RCC1 domain-containing protein produces the protein MTQHRLPFAALIVLAAAGCGQSSPKPAREPGKAGEPTVAPAAAPRLRALVAGEKHFCALRGDGRVLCWGHNEDFQAGNVDDQAIATPRLVEGITGATRIAAGGRATCAIVGDGSLTCWGEGRWKTPRVVPLPGKARDVALGGDTIVVEVEAGPGNSTLFGGTLRRIDQLVPFRDGHRPRAIKSIFVCGQTLPAPGTPVCRSSIETIPAPAGATAIDDDGCFLGPKGRACPVEEKIGLDDFSDAPPAWRRHFEARPPLFAVAHYLGSEVGCGGFPDGRIECHGIGDRGQLGDGRFGEPSKPAPVAGLADVAQVRLSADVDKDHPIACARTRGGAVSCWVVGETAPIALPIQDALDITVNLVRVVALRRDGSVVEIPLDLHEGNRLVAGAPTPLQGPLAKRRYASLVDSAVPGAITPEGQLIQTRCPIRGDACVSAYDVKSIRARAAGWDMNRYYACLLDDKGAVQCRVNDTDVGILGDGRVAAKGAFDAKTKRFVMAEGTAALPDPAVQVAAAVAHVCARLQTGELRCWGEDLYGALGNGGPRLPQGAAENEPARVSATPVAPVGLGKVLDVVASRSATCAVDEGNSVWCWGQTSVIPASSTGQTPVRLDLPKATSVAMSHAAVCIITQNGEVVCQRGRAPSGPKERKSSFRLPE
- a CDS encoding DUF1549 domain-containing protein, giving the protein MKRTRMLTLLAALAAGACSSSGPSSLEPPSGGNSTGEPDNTTSGNPTTSGDPEAPPIPDKTVLDDRVTSYTEALRTASLKLVRNLPTLQQIKNVETATDQRAAYEAEIDALLADQRFTSRMIKWWRDTMRQGGGAQDNKPSRDTAPVFATRVMIEEKPYTDLFTANTNTCPTYDGATNTFNDGDCNNNVPAHAGVLTNPGVMMQFYGNMAFRRVRWVQEVFVCTKFPAEYAAEPRQINGADYTGPWAFESVGTAPINFQDTSSVVCANCHVTMNHIAPLFANFNMNGQWMNDSQVETPTVPDPQKTVISHWLRNGETTSWRFGEPVADLPALGQAMAADTDVHDCAVARMYNFAMSKEDIVSDLATVPPQVLKPYVDEFLANGMNLKKTLRTILLSEDFTKF
- a CDS encoding uroporphyrinogen-III synthase, producing the protein MAHVSPGPASFGGRRVVSFESRRAPEMASLVERHGGEPVRAPALREVGLDKPEGAVVFAEALAAGTIDVVVLMTGVGTRGLAEAVAPVLDRSAFAAALARATVVARGPKPAVALRELGVPGFVTVAAPNSHREVLSALDTRGPLVGKRVAVQEYGVPNAALHEGLAARGAEVLPVSVYRYALPEDTAPLRSALRRLATGEIPIALFTSRAQVEHALLVAAEEGIDVPVREALGRGLLGSIGPVCSEALRQEGLCPDVEPEHSKMGHLVKEAANRADEILARKGRP
- a CDS encoding tellurite resistance TerB family protein; its protein translation is MGLLAWLGLKRGDTYPNVDALLAELRRALPDDESVVLRYIAAVVVLLGKVAGVDGRLTEGEEQTLRGLLAHIEGLSPEAIEAVTRALKGKLPELREEELALCVRELKTLCDGRERVEVIRLLAKVAVADGRLSPAERAELHHVAADLGVPESELAAVEEEVD